The Siniperca chuatsi isolate FFG_IHB_CAS linkage group LG7, ASM2008510v1, whole genome shotgun sequence genome includes a window with the following:
- the ptx3a gene encoding pentraxin-related protein PTX3, translating to MFRWRLPQAVCVLSACVCLVLTYEDDIEVNYADTYYNEITEGDMAEPTLSPGPCSSPDLTKWDKIFSMLENSQMRENMLLQYADDIMKVEMGSLRGEMLRFLAQYGGSCGAAVETAGRRMALQLEGRLRETLERFKLRDQTYAAAAGNSVGNSDHLEAMLQQLLSAVRTQASRFTKLETSCFSNPGAGMGINSKTGSQLPEVGGAGHQEQEVTSQEVVLDGVLAALQQTRVELEEVLRSSRQRYLPAGCEMALLFPMRSRRIYTSVIPDVPLSVSSFTVCTWVKPTTVSNKTVLFSYGNRRNPYEIQLLLGQTSALFTIGGEAHLVEARGVVSPGGASEWIHLCGAWSSEQGLASLWADGKKVASTPGVAEGHVLPDGGSLQLGQERNGCCPLSPSSGVPGFEGGFNPKMAFTGKMTGVNMWDRVLSEEEISQLALREGQGCEQRGNIVAWGVTEMVPHGGAQFIN from the exons atgtttcGGTGGAGGCTCCCCcaggcagtgtgtgtgctgtcggcgtgtgtgtgtctggttctCACATACGAGGATGATATTGAGGTCAACTACGCTGACACCTACTACAATGAAATCACAGAGGGAGACATGGCAGAAC CCACACTGAGCCCAGGCCCCTGCAGTTCTCCAGACCTGACCAAATGGGACAAAATCTTCTCCATGCTGGAGAACAGTCAGATGAGAGAGAACATGCTGCTTCAATATGCAGATGACATCATGAAGGTGGAGATGGGGTCACTGCGCGGAGAAATGCTCAG GTTTTTGGCCCAATATGGTGGCTCCTGTGGGGCTGCAGTGGAGACAGCAGGAAGAAGGATGGCCTTGCAGCTGGAGGGCCGTCTCAGAGAAACCCTGGAGCGCTTCAAACTCAGAGATCAGActtatgctgctgctgctgggaatTCTGTTGGGAATTCGGACCACCTGGAGGCGATGCTACAGCAGCTCCTCTCCGCAGTACGAACACAAGCTTCCCGATTCACCAAGCTGGAGACCAGTTGCTTCAGCAACCCAGGAGCTGGAATGGGGATAAATTCAAAGACAGGATCCCAGCTTCCAGAAGTTGGAGGGGCTGGGCACCAGGAGCAAGAGGTCACATCACAAGAGGTGGTTTTAGATGGCGTGCTGGCTGCGCTGCAACAGACGAGGGTGGAACTGGAGGAGGTGCTGAGGTCATCGAGGCAAAGATATCTACCCGCAG GTTGTGAGATGGCACTCCTCTTCCCCATGCGTTCCCGTCGAATCTACACCTCCGTCATACCAGATGtccctctctccgtctcctcctTCACTGTCTGCACGTGGGTGAAGCCGACCACTGTCTCCAACAAAACCGTGCTGTTCTCCTACGGAAACCGCCGCAACCCATATGAGATCCAGCTGCTGCTCGGCCAAACTTCTGCGCTCTTCACCATCGGAGGGGAGGCTCACCTTGTGGAGGCACGGGGTGTAGTGAGCCCAGGAGGCGCATCAGAGTGGATCCACCTGTGCGGGGCTTGGTCGTCTGAGCAGGGCCTCGCATCCCTGTGGGCAGATGGGAAAAAGGTGGCATCCACACCCGGAGTGGCTGAGGGACATGTCTTACCCGACGGAGGCTCGCTCCAGCTGGGGCAGGAAAGGAACGGCTGCTGCCCTCTGTCTCCAAGCAGTGGGGTGCCAGGGTTTGAGGGAGGGTTCAATCCCAAGATGGCGTTCACGGGGAAGATGACAGGAGTGAACATGTGGGACCGGGTGCTGTCAGAGGAGGAGATTTCCCAGCTGGCTTTGCGGGAGGGCCAGGGCTGCGAGCAGAGGGGGAACATAGTGGCATGGGGAGTGACGGAGATGGTGCCACATGGAGGTGCTCAGTTCATCAACTAA